The following are from one region of the Ignavibacteriota bacterium genome:
- the map gene encoding type I methionyl aminopeptidase, whose product MIYIKTQKEIDFIIESCRIVAETLRLLKSNVSVGITTIELDRIAEDYIRSNNASPAFKGYSQGGLPGFPGSVCTSVNDAVVHGIPAKVSLEDGDIISLDVGVLKNNYYGDAATTVAVGKISEEKRKLLEVTEKSLYLGIEQAKSGNRVHDISAAVQDYVEQNGFSVVRDLCGHGVGKFLHEDPAVPNFGRKGTGPKLKKGMTIAIEPMVNAGGYEVMSASDGWTVQTVDGSPSAHFEHTILILDNSPEILTVC is encoded by the coding sequence GTGATTTATATTAAAACACAAAAAGAGATTGATTTTATCATAGAGAGTTGTAGAATTGTTGCAGAAACGCTGCGATTACTAAAAAGTAATGTTAGTGTTGGTATCACAACGATTGAGTTGGATAGGATAGCAGAAGATTATATCAGAAGTAATAATGCTTCACCTGCATTTAAAGGATATTCGCAGGGTGGATTACCCGGTTTCCCGGGTTCTGTTTGCACATCTGTAAATGATGCAGTTGTTCATGGTATTCCGGCTAAGGTAAGTCTCGAAGATGGAGATATAATTTCTCTGGATGTTGGTGTTCTTAAAAATAATTATTATGGCGATGCTGCAACGACAGTTGCAGTCGGAAAAATTTCTGAAGAAAAAAGAAAACTTCTTGAAGTAACAGAAAAATCACTGTATCTGGGAATTGAGCAAGCCAAAAGTGGAAACAGAGTCCACGATATTTCAGCAGCGGTTCAGGATTATGTTGAACAGAATGGATTTTCGGTTGTAAGAGATCTTTGTGGTCATGGAGTTGGAAAATTTTTACACGAAGATCCGGCAGTTCCGAACTTCGGAAGAAAAGGAACTGGACCAAAACTTAAAAAAGGAATGACGATTGCCATTGAACCAATGGTTAATGCTGGTGGATATGAAGTGATGTCTGCTTCGGATGGTTGGACTGTTCAAACCGTAGATGGTTCTCCATCAGCACATTTTGAACATACAATATTGATACTTGATAATTCACCGGAAATATTGACAGTTTGTTAA
- the infA gene encoding translation initiation factor IF-1, which translates to MAKQGPIKIDGVITETLPNATFRVKLDNGHEILAHISGKMRMHFIKILVGDKVSIEMSPYDLSKGRITYRYK; encoded by the coding sequence ATGGCTAAACAAGGTCCGATTAAAATAGATGGTGTAATAACAGAAACTTTACCGAATGCAACCTTTAGAGTAAAGTTGGATAATGGGCACGAAATTCTTGCTCATATCTCAGGCAAAATGAGAATGCATTTTATTAAAATTCTGGTTGGCGATAAAGTATCAATTGAAATGTCTCCCTACGATTTATCAAAGGGAAGAATTACTTACAGATATAAATAA
- the rpmJ gene encoding 50S ribosomal protein L36, protein MKVRSSVRKICDKCKIIRRKGVVRVICSNPKHKQRQG, encoded by the coding sequence ATGAAAGTCAGATCATCGGTTCGGAAAATATGTGATAAGTGCAAAATTATCAGACGCAAAGGTGTTGTCAGAGTAATTTGTTCTAATCCGAAGCACAAGCAAAGACAAGGTTAA
- the rpsM gene encoding 30S ribosomal protein S13, producing MARISGVDLPKNKKVLFGLQYIYGIGPTSSSEILEKAKIDANKKVGDLTEEDVAQIRAVITAEFKVEGALRSEVQQNIKRLMDIGAYRGIRHRKGLPARGQRTRTNSRTRKGKRKTVAGKKKTPTKK from the coding sequence TTGGCTCGTATATCAGGTGTTGATTTACCAAAGAATAAAAAAGTTTTGTTCGGTCTGCAATATATCTATGGAATAGGACCGACTTCTTCTTCTGAAATTCTTGAAAAGGCAAAAATAGACGCCAACAAAAAAGTCGGCGATCTCACTGAAGAAGATGTTGCTCAAATCAGAGCTGTCATCACAGCTGAGTTTAAAGTTGAAGGTGCACTTCGTTCAGAAGTTCAGCAGAACATCAAACGATTGATGGATATCGGTGCTTACAGAGGAATAAGACATAGAAAAGGACTTCCGGCGAGAGGTCAAAGAACCAGAACGAATTCAAGAACGAGAAAAGGCAAACGTAAAACAGTCGCCGGCAAGAAGAAAACACCAACTAAGAAATAA
- the rpsK gene encoding 30S ribosomal protein S11 codes for MAKSVKKVKKRTQVDLNGVAHIKATFNNVIVTITDIYGNTLSWSSAGKNGFKGSRKNTPFAAQVSAEAAAKEAYDLGLRKVEVKVIGPGSGREAAIRSLHTAGLEITSIKDVTPIPHNGCRPPKRRRV; via the coding sequence TTGGCTAAATCAGTAAAAAAAGTTAAAAAGAGAACGCAGGTTGATCTGAATGGTGTTGCTCATATCAAAGCAACTTTCAACAACGTAATTGTTACTATCACAGATATTTATGGTAATACATTATCCTGGTCATCTGCTGGTAAAAATGGTTTTAAAGGATCAAGAAAGAATACACCATTCGCTGCGCAGGTTTCTGCTGAAGCTGCCGCAAAAGAGGCTTATGATCTTGGTCTTAGAAAAGTTGAAGTAAAAGTGATTGGACCTGGCTCCGGTAGAGAAGCAGCCATCAGATCTTTACATACAGCCGGATTGGAAATTACTTCCATTAAGGATGTAACTCCGATACCGCATAACGGATGCAGACCACCAAAGCGCAGAAGAGTTTAA
- the rpsD gene encoding 30S ribosomal protein S4, with translation MARYTDSVCKLCRRERQKLFLKGQKCYTEKCPIESRNYAPGQHGLSRRAKISEYGLQLREKQKIKRMYGLLETQFRNYFDKANKQKGITGENLIKILERRLDNVIYRLGFAASRNQARQLIKHRHFMVNEKLVDVPSYLVAQGDIVKVKEKSKKLDAIHNSLKRVKESAYPWLTIDKATLTGTFLQVPERADVPLNANEQLVVELYSK, from the coding sequence ATGGCAAGATACACAGATTCAGTTTGCAAATTATGCAGAAGAGAAAGACAAAAGCTTTTTCTTAAAGGACAGAAATGTTATACTGAAAAATGCCCTATCGAATCAAGAAATTATGCACCAGGTCAACACGGACTGAGCAGAAGGGCGAAAATATCCGAATATGGTTTACAGCTTAGAGAAAAACAGAAAATCAAAAGAATGTATGGATTGCTTGAAACTCAATTCAGAAATTATTTTGATAAAGCTAACAAGCAAAAGGGTATTACTGGTGAAAACCTGATTAAGATACTTGAAAGAAGATTGGATAATGTGATTTACAGGCTTGGATTTGCTGCTTCCAGAAATCAGGCAAGACAGCTTATAAAACATAGACATTTTATGGTAAATGAAAAGCTTGTGGACGTACCATCTTATCTGGTTGCACAGGGCGATATTGTTAAAGTAAAAGAAAAAAGTAAGAAGTTAGACGCAATTCATAATTCACTTAAGCGTGTAAAAGAAAGTGCGTATCCTTGGCTTACTATCGATAAAGCAACATTAACCGGAACATTTCTTCAGGTTCCGGAAAGAGCAGATGTTCCTCTAAACGCCAATGAACAATTGGTTGTAGAGCTCTATTCTAAATAA
- a CDS encoding DNA-directed RNA polymerase subunit alpha produces MNTSHLIMPESVVLDEANYSNTFGRFTLQPLERGFGVTLGNSLRRVLLSSLPGAAITSVKFSGILHEFTTIPGVVEDVSEIVLNLKQVRMKLLTKKPNKIDLSFNGDSTWTAADIQKSSNEVEILNPDLHIATLNKSAKFDVEIRIGKGTGYVPAVENSSPDQAIGVIPIDSIFTPIRNVKMTVENVRIGDKNDFEKLTLEISTDGSITPDDALTQAAKILREHVQLFINFDMEQEEEQPVIQKDTEFDKIKKILQTPVDDLELSVRSHNCLKAANIKILGDLVRKDEAEMLKFRNFGRKSLAELMEIVEDLGIEFGMDVDKYLKVEAEAK; encoded by the coding sequence ATGAATACATCACATTTAATTATGCCTGAGTCAGTGGTTTTAGATGAAGCCAATTATTCAAATACTTTTGGTAGATTTACTCTTCAACCTCTGGAAAGAGGATTTGGAGTAACCTTAGGTAATTCTTTGAGAAGAGTACTTCTCTCATCATTGCCGGGTGCTGCAATAACTTCCGTTAAATTCAGCGGTATATTGCATGAATTTACAACTATTCCGGGAGTAGTTGAGGACGTATCCGAAATCGTTCTTAATCTTAAACAAGTAAGAATGAAACTGCTTACAAAAAAGCCCAACAAAATTGATTTGTCATTTAATGGAGATAGTACCTGGACTGCTGCGGATATTCAAAAATCAAGTAATGAAGTTGAAATATTAAATCCTGATCTCCACATTGCAACTTTGAATAAGAGCGCAAAATTTGATGTTGAAATCAGAATTGGTAAAGGTACGGGTTATGTGCCTGCCGTTGAAAACTCCTCGCCCGATCAGGCAATTGGAGTTATTCCGATTGATTCGATCTTCACACCGATCAGAAATGTTAAAATGACTGTTGAAAATGTTAGAATCGGCGATAAAAATGATTTCGAAAAATTAACTTTAGAAATTTCAACTGATGGTTCAATAACACCTGATGATGCGCTTACACAAGCTGCAAAAATTCTTAGAGAGCATGTTCAGTTATTTATTAATTTTGATATGGAGCAGGAAGAAGAACAACCGGTTATTCAAAAAGATACAGAGTTTGATAAAATTAAAAAGATACTTCAGACTCCTGTAGATGATCTTGAACTTAGTGTCAGATCACACAACTGCCTTAAAGCGGCAAACATAAAAATACTTGGCGATTTAGTCAGGAAAGATGAAGCAGAAATGTTAAAGTTCAGAAATTTCGGAAGAAAATCTCTGGCAGAGTTGATGGAAATTGTTGAAGACCTCGGTATTGAATTCGGAATGGATGTTGACAAGTATCTTAAAGTAGAAGCAGAAGCCAAATAA
- the rplQ gene encoding 50S ribosomal protein L17: MRHNVKGRKLGRTASHRKATLNSLITSLLKYKRIKTTLAKAKETRVVAEKLVTKARKGDLHAKKQVMISIKDKEVVKELFSEIIPKIGERPGGYTRVIKLGRRMGDAAQMAIIELVDYNEVVTARAEQQKEKRDAKAKEKEAKAKADKENQLLEEQAAEVPKK, translated from the coding sequence ATGAGACACAATGTTAAGGGAAGAAAATTAGGAAGAACTGCAAGCCATCGGAAGGCTACATTAAATTCGCTTATAACTTCTCTGTTAAAATATAAACGAATCAAAACAACTCTTGCAAAAGCAAAAGAAACCAGGGTTGTTGCAGAAAAGCTTGTAACTAAAGCCCGCAAAGGTGATTTACATGCAAAGAAACAGGTTATGATCTCTATCAAAGATAAAGAAGTTGTTAAGGAATTGTTCTCTGAAATTATTCCAAAGATTGGTGAGAGACCGGGAGGATATACTCGTGTTATTAAATTAGGACGCAGAATGGGCGATGCTGCACAGATGGCAATAATCGAGCTTGTTGATTACAATGAAGTTGTTACTGCCAGAGCAGAACAGCAGAAAGAAAAACGTGACGCAAAAGCTAAAGAAAAAGAAGCAAAGGCAAAAGCTGATAAAGAAAATCAGTTGCTTGAAGAACAAGCTGCTGAAGTTCCTAAAAAATAG
- a CDS encoding YihA family ribosome biogenesis GTP-binding protein, with product MFKDIHFIKSVFELSGLSKVTLPQLILCGRSNVGKSSFINSISNRKGLAKTSSTPGKTRSINFYKANDTFFIVDLPGFGYAKTSQTEREKWGNLVSRYILDSKNIHHAFHLIDSRYEPTDLDKELNAWLKSAEKDYSVILSKADKLNQSENYKAVKLIVSVFPELVLNKNLFLYSSVTGKWKKPVQKKITELFF from the coding sequence ATGTTTAAAGATATTCATTTTATAAAATCAGTATTTGAACTTTCTGGTTTGTCGAAGGTTACTTTGCCTCAACTGATTCTCTGTGGCAGATCCAATGTTGGTAAGTCTTCCTTCATCAATAGTATTTCTAACAGGAAAGGACTGGCCAAAACCAGTTCAACGCCCGGCAAGACACGCTCGATCAATTTTTATAAAGCCAACGATACTTTTTTCATTGTCGATTTACCGGGATTTGGTTACGCAAAAACCAGTCAGACAGAACGGGAAAAATGGGGAAATCTTGTTTCTAGATACATCCTTGATTCAAAAAATATACATCACGCTTTTCATCTGATTGACTCGAGATACGAACCAACTGATCTGGATAAAGAACTGAATGCGTGGTTGAAAAGTGCTGAGAAAGATTATTCTGTAATTCTTAGTAAAGCTGATAAACTAAATCAATCTGAAAATTATAAAGCGGTTAAATTAATTGTATCTGTTTTCCCGGAGCTGGTGCTTAACAAAAATCTGTTCTTGTATTCTTCAGTCACCGGAAAATGGAAGAAGCCTGTTCAAAAAAAAATCACCGAACTGTTCTTTTAA
- a CDS encoding GAF domain-containing protein, producing the protein MDKRQRKRILIFLVIPILASGLFLSDDLFLRLVIIGLLVIYVAFIIFLRDSIRFSGGYSISEADETISEPQVTAHSDHEESFKIVSKNKNIDVITDETYRPEYGVSKTTLKPHDLKERFEEIVKETLPPGTGHDEQFGFVIERMLTVMTELYNAHSAIYFWYNKKKEKLIIEKCISSSNQLTKRKFDIEDDVLSKIVENGEPELLTDISRTAEADVIRYYDAPQGIKSFAGVPVFYNNDLVAIIAIDSKVEDAFGIETIYSLGRFIRLITMLIGIFEEKYTDTISQKRLDGLLKILGPENEFEDEKELINALPEALKSMIKWDAFVFIYFEPVQKSFKTVKVENTTALKYIGNDLQIDLNGTLVGKSIVTGIPVKIDDTSTGNYKRFSRAEDVSFDGSFLTIPLIYNKQNYGVICFESLKKNAYSNNDVQFLKKSLNVLAYIIYTHSTQKLLKNLTTVDFETRALNAASFKDRLQVDLIKSKQLEVPGTLALIKIDDFIEQETLFDDNPLPRVVSAVSEIIADEMTQLNLFGRLDDRIFAIYFFNAPAKNVFVWAEKLRVKIARKPISVVSKQTTFTVSIGIASTTNKDNVDEVLHNANLALNKALEKGGNAVLNVN; encoded by the coding sequence CTGGATAAAAGACAACGAAAAAGAATTTTAATTTTCCTGGTTATTCCAATACTTGCGTCCGGTCTTTTTTTAAGCGACGATCTTTTCCTCCGCCTTGTGATAATTGGTCTGCTTGTAATCTATGTGGCTTTCATTATTTTTTTACGTGACTCAATAAGATTCTCAGGTGGTTATTCTATTTCCGAAGCTGATGAAACAATTTCTGAACCTCAGGTAACAGCTCATTCAGATCACGAAGAATCTTTTAAAATTGTCTCAAAGAACAAAAATATTGATGTAATAACCGATGAAACCTACAGACCCGAATACGGAGTTTCTAAGACAACATTAAAACCGCACGATCTTAAAGAACGTTTTGAAGAAATTGTTAAGGAAACACTTCCGCCCGGAACCGGTCACGATGAGCAGTTTGGTTTTGTTATTGAGAGGATGCTCACTGTAATGACAGAACTATACAATGCACACTCTGCTATATATTTTTGGTACAACAAGAAAAAAGAAAAATTAATAATTGAAAAATGTATTTCATCTTCAAACCAATTAACTAAAAGAAAATTTGATATTGAAGACGATGTGCTAAGTAAAATAGTTGAGAACGGCGAACCTGAATTATTAACGGATATATCCCGTACAGCAGAAGCTGATGTTATCAGATATTATGATGCACCACAAGGGATTAAAAGTTTTGCGGGCGTTCCTGTATTTTATAATAACGATTTGGTTGCAATAATAGCAATCGATTCAAAGGTTGAAGATGCTTTCGGAATCGAAACTATCTATTCGCTGGGTCGCTTTATCCGGCTTATTACTATGCTGATCGGTATTTTTGAAGAAAAATATACTGATACAATCTCTCAAAAAAGGCTTGACGGTTTATTAAAAATTCTTGGACCGGAAAACGAGTTCGAGGATGAAAAAGAATTAATTAATGCATTACCCGAAGCCTTGAAGAGTATGATTAAATGGGATGCATTTGTGTTTATATACTTTGAGCCTGTTCAGAAAAGTTTTAAAACAGTAAAAGTTGAAAATACAACGGCTCTGAAGTATATCGGGAATGATTTGCAAATTGATCTTAATGGAACACTTGTTGGTAAATCAATTGTAACGGGAATCCCGGTTAAAATTGATGATACATCAACCGGAAATTATAAAAGGTTTTCACGCGCTGAAGATGTTTCATTTGATGGTTCATTTCTGACTATCCCACTGATTTATAATAAACAAAATTATGGTGTGATTTGTTTCGAAAGTCTGAAAAAAAATGCATACAGCAATAATGACGTTCAGTTTCTTAAAAAATCGCTCAATGTTTTAGCTTACATCATTTATACTCATTCAACTCAAAAACTTCTGAAAAACCTTACTACAGTTGATTTTGAAACGAGAGCTCTGAACGCTGCTTCATTCAAAGATAGATTGCAGGTGGATTTGATCAAGTCTAAGCAGCTTGAAGTTCCCGGGACATTAGCTCTTATAAAAATTGATGACTTTATCGAACAAGAAACACTTTTTGATGATAATCCTTTACCGAGAGTAGTTTCGGCTGTATCTGAAATTATTGCTGATGAAATGACTCAGCTAAATCTTTTTGGAAGACTTGATGACAGGATATTTGCGATTTACTTTTTTAATGCTCCTGCCAAGAATGTATTCGTCTGGGCTGAAAAGCTCCGTGTTAAGATAGCTCGTAAACCAATTTCTGTGGTTTCAAAGCAGACAACTTTTACAGTTTCAATTGGTATTGCTTCTACAACAAATAAAGATAACGTAGATGAAGTCCTGCATAATGCAAATCTTGCCCTGAATAAAGCTCTCGAAAAAGGCGGTAACGCCGTCCTCAATGTGAACTAA